The Natranaerovirga pectinivora genome includes a window with the following:
- the thrS gene encoding threonine--tRNA ligase, which translates to MKITLKDGSVKEYENNMSVLDIAKDISEGLARVATAGEVNGEVVDLRHIIKEDVELNILTFNDKDGQKAFRHTAAHILAQAVKRLYPNVKLAIGPAIENGYYYDFETEKPFTNEDLAAIEKEMKKIVKENLAIEKFVLPKDEALALMEKMDETYKVELINELDDNEEITFYQQGEFVDLCAGPHLLSTKTVKAFKLISAAGAYWRGDEKNKMLSRIYGTAFTKNAELEEYLTQLEEAKKRDHNKLGRELELFTTNDAVGQGLPLLMPKGAKIVQLLQRFIEDEEERRGYVLTKTPFLAKSDLYKISGHWNHYRDGMFVLGDEDKDEEVFALRPMTCPFQYMIYKSKQRSYRDLPIRYSETSPLFRNESSGEMHGLIRLRQFTLADGHIVCTPEQVEEEFKEAVDLINYVMKTLGIDKDIWYRFSKWDPNNKGKYIDNAEAWESTQVIMKKILDDIGIDYKEADGEAAFYGPKLDIQFKNVHGKEDTIITVQLDFALAERFDMSYVDKDSEKKRPFIIHRSSIGCYERTLAMLIEKYAGQFPTWLSPVQAKVLPLSEKYHDYAYDVMKKLRNKGIRVEIDDRAEKIGYKIREARLERVPYLLVVGQKEEEEKSVSVRSRYNGDEGTVVLDKFIEDILEEINTKEIKEIKLDNEEQK; encoded by the coding sequence CTTACTTTTAATGATAAGGATGGTCAAAAAGCTTTTAGACATACAGCTGCTCATATATTAGCTCAAGCTGTAAAAAGATTATACCCAAATGTAAAATTAGCCATTGGACCAGCAATTGAAAATGGATACTATTATGATTTTGAAACAGAAAAACCATTTACAAATGAAGATCTAGCAGCAATTGAAAAAGAAATGAAAAAAATCGTTAAAGAGAATTTAGCTATAGAAAAATTTGTGTTACCAAAAGATGAAGCATTAGCTTTGATGGAAAAAATGGATGAAACATACAAAGTAGAATTAATTAATGAACTAGATGATAATGAAGAAATTACATTCTATCAACAAGGTGAATTTGTTGACTTATGTGCAGGACCTCATTTATTAAGCACTAAAACAGTTAAAGCTTTCAAATTAATATCAGCAGCAGGAGCATACTGGAGAGGCGATGAAAAAAATAAAATGCTCTCAAGAATATATGGAACTGCTTTTACAAAAAATGCTGAATTAGAAGAGTATTTAACTCAATTAGAAGAAGCTAAAAAAAGAGACCATAATAAATTAGGTCGTGAATTAGAGTTATTTACAACAAATGATGCAGTAGGGCAAGGATTGCCACTGTTAATGCCTAAAGGTGCAAAAATTGTTCAATTGCTTCAAAGATTTATTGAAGATGAAGAAGAAAGAAGGGGTTATGTCCTTACTAAAACACCTTTCTTAGCAAAAAGTGATTTGTATAAAATATCAGGTCATTGGAATCACTATAGAGATGGTATGTTTGTTTTAGGAGATGAAGACAAGGACGAAGAAGTATTTGCTTTAAGGCCAATGACTTGTCCATTCCAATACATGATCTATAAATCTAAGCAAAGAAGTTATAGAGACTTACCAATTAGATATTCTGAAACTTCTCCACTTTTTAGAAATGAATCATCAGGAGAAATGCATGGACTTATTAGACTAAGACAGTTTACTCTTGCAGATGGTCATATTGTATGTACACCTGAACAAGTAGAAGAAGAATTTAAAGAAGCTGTAGATTTAATCAATTATGTAATGAAAACTTTAGGAATTGATAAAGATATATGGTACCGTTTTTCTAAATGGGATCCGAATAATAAAGGTAAATACATTGATAATGCAGAAGCTTGGGAGTCTACTCAAGTCATTATGAAAAAAATATTAGATGACATTGGTATTGATTATAAAGAAGCTGATGGAGAAGCAGCATTTTATGGACCAAAACTAGACATTCAATTTAAAAATGTTCATGGGAAAGAAGATACAATTATAACGGTACAGCTAGACTTTGCATTGGCAGAAAGATTTGATATGTCATATGTAGACAAAGACAGTGAAAAGAAAAGACCATTTATTATTCATAGAAGTTCTATAGGATGTTATGAAAGAACTTTAGCGATGCTAATTGAAAAATATGCAGGTCAATTCCCAACATGGTTATCACCAGTTCAAGCAAAAGTATTGCCACTATCTGAAAAATATCATGATTACGCTTATGATGTAATGAAAAAACTAAGAAATAAAGGCATCCGTGTAGAAATAGACGATAGAGCAGAAAAAATTGGATATAAAATAAGAGAAGCAAGATTAGAAAGAGTACCATATTTATTAGTAGTTGGTCAAAAAGAAGAAGAAGAAAAATCTGTATCCGTTAGAAGTAGGTACAATGGGGATGAAGGTACAGTTGTTTTAGATAAATTCATTGAAGATATATTGGAAGAAATCAATACAAAAGAAATTAAAGAAATAAAACTTGACAATGAAGAACAAAAATGA
- the infC gene encoding translation initiation factor IF-3, giving the protein MINEQIRDKEVRLVGEEGEQLGIMSSRDAMALAKEQNLDLVKIAPQANPPVCKIVDYGKYKYEQTRREKDARKNQKVISVKEVRLSPNIEQNDINTKIKQASKFLEKGDKVKVTVRFRGRELAHTAVGKEILNEFAESLSEIAQVEKPAKMEGRFMVMFLMPKR; this is encoded by the coding sequence ATGATTAATGAGCAAATCCGAGACAAAGAAGTGCGTCTTGTAGGTGAAGAGGGAGAACAATTAGGTATTATGTCATCGAGAGATGCGATGGCTTTAGCTAAAGAACAAAATCTTGACTTAGTAAAAATTGCACCACAAGCGAATCCACCTGTTTGTAAAATTGTTGACTACGGAAAATACAAATATGAGCAGACAAGAAGAGAAAAAGATGCACGTAAGAATCAAAAAGTTATAAGTGTTAAAGAAGTGCGCTTATCTCCAAATATTGAACAAAACGATATCAACACTAAAATCAAGCAAGCAAGCAAGTTTTTAGAAAAAGGGGATAAAGTTAAAGTAACGGTTCGCTTTAGAGGTCGTGAATTAGCTCATACTGCAGTAGGTAAAGAGATATTAAATGAATTTGCAGAGAGTTTGTCAGAAATAGCACAAGTTGAAAAACCTGCCAAAATGGAAGGTAGATTTATGGTTATGTTTTTAATGCCAAAACGCTAA
- the rpmI gene encoding 50S ribosomal protein L35: MPKLKTHSGAAKRFKKTGTGKLKRYKAYKSHILTKKSAKRKRNLRKGTITDTTNVKQMKKLLPYI, translated from the coding sequence ATGCCTAAATTAAAAACACACAGTGGCGCTGCAAAACGCTTCAAGAAGACAGGTACAGGTAAATTAAAAAGATATAAAGCATATAAAAGCCATATCTTAACTAAAAAATCTGCAAAAAGAAAAAGAAATCTTAGAAAAGGTACAATAACTGATACAACAAATGTAAAACAAATGAAAAAGTTATTGCCTTACATCTAA
- the rplT gene encoding 50S ribosomal protein L20, whose amino-acid sequence MARIKGGLHTHKRRKRVLKLAKGYRGAKSTQFRTAKQAVMKSLKYAYVGRKLRKREFRQLWIARINAAARINDISYSRLMHGLKLAGVEVNRKMLAEMAVNDADGFANLVTVAKGKLN is encoded by the coding sequence ATGGCCAGAATTAAAGGCGGTTTGCATACACATAAAAGACGTAAAAGAGTATTAAAATTAGCTAAAGGTTACAGAGGCGCTAAATCAACGCAATTCAGAACTGCAAAACAAGCAGTAATGAAATCTTTAAAATATGCTTATGTTGGCAGAAAATTAAGAAAAAGAGAATTTAGACAACTTTGGATAGCAAGAATTAATGCTGCTGCAAGAATTAATGACATTTCTTACAGTAGATTAATGCACGGATTAAAATTAGCTGGTGTAGAAGTTAACAGAAAAATGTTAGCTGAAATGGCAGTAAATGATGCTGATGGATTTGCTAACTTAGTAACAGTAGCTAAAGGAAAATTAAATTAA
- a CDS encoding LytR/AlgR family response regulator transcription factor translates to MSNKIISIAICDDEKIIQDIVRTKCESYLDENNMSYEISTFSNGMELLKDNKKFDIFFLDVEMPGMNGFSIAESINRVHKDVCIIFLTSHVEMVQKAFKVKAFRYLFKPIIEEDFFEALRDGIKEIYDVKKIIINQKEKTSIVSVNEIIYIEALGDNTAVYTTEEVYISNKTLKALSEVLDESIFVRCHKSYIVSLRHIKEIESRVIVTTSNIKIPIAVRSKKMVKEKLREYVRENAI, encoded by the coding sequence TTGAGTAACAAAATTATTAGTATAGCTATATGTGATGATGAAAAAATTATTCAAGATATAGTTAGAACGAAATGTGAGAGTTATTTGGATGAGAATAATATGAGCTATGAGATTAGCACATTTAGTAATGGTATGGAATTGTTAAAAGATAACAAGAAATTCGATATTTTTTTCTTAGATGTAGAGATGCCAGGAATGAACGGTTTTAGTATTGCTGAGAGCATTAATAGGGTACATAAAGATGTATGTATAATATTTTTAACAAGCCATGTAGAGATGGTGCAAAAGGCATTTAAGGTAAAGGCATTTAGATATCTTTTTAAACCTATTATAGAAGAAGATTTTTTTGAAGCATTAAGAGATGGTATAAAAGAAATTTATGATGTGAAAAAGATTATTATAAATCAAAAAGAAAAGACAAGTATAGTAAGTGTAAATGAAATTATATACATTGAGGCCCTAGGTGATAATACTGCTGTATACACCACAGAAGAAGTCTATATTAGCAATAAAACATTAAAAGCATTAAGTGAAGTATTAGATGAATCAATTTTTGTACGATGCCATAAGTCATATATAGTTTCTTTAAGGCATATAAAAGAAATTGAAAGTAGAGTAATAGTAACTACTAGTAATATTAAGATACCTATTGCTGTTAGAAGTAAAAAAATGGTTAAAGAGAAACTAAGAGAATATGTGAGAGAAAATGCAATATAG
- a CDS encoding sensor histidine kinase → MESILFWIIMYISEILKLSIVLLYLLEYKPTEKYWSIMLGSVPVFGSITIITFIFNLNEYYLTYLLGSFATLLVIICIRGKKKIIIGILSFLLICLVDMALTGLVAIFINYTIEMILDNIYVSILCNTLSILVLMVIKMVKKLLKMNQMILSYYILPGRYIIMAFLGVLGVGLYIAPVHILGLLKLDDRMRNIIVFGISLSGLTFLAFLGLLIIINNSKVYYKELSDLNTKLIIQQKNYYKALIEKEVETRKFRHDIKNHMYCLTHLSEQKEYDKLNAYLKEINMVSEKLIINIYTGNDIVNTILNHIINDSCKDEKNIEIKWFGLIPEKIKLSSMELCILFSNLFSNAVEASNKIDNEDIKVITVKVRNLDSNLLIIITNPIKEKVNIINNKLMTSKKDVTRHGFGTLNIENIVEKYNGSIKYFSTHNEFSVEIILDGIVL, encoded by the coding sequence ATGGAAAGTATATTATTTTGGATAATTATGTATATATCAGAAATACTAAAACTCAGTATTGTATTACTTTATTTGTTGGAGTATAAACCGACAGAAAAATATTGGAGTATTATGCTGGGATCTGTACCTGTGTTTGGAAGTATTACTATTATTACATTTATTTTTAATTTAAATGAGTATTATTTAACCTATCTATTAGGTAGCTTTGCCACGTTATTAGTGATTATTTGTATCAGGGGAAAAAAAAAGATTATAATAGGAATATTGAGTTTTCTACTGATTTGTTTAGTTGATATGGCATTAACAGGCTTAGTTGCTATTTTTATAAACTATACAATTGAAATGATACTAGATAATATTTATGTAAGTATATTATGTAATACGTTAAGCATATTAGTATTAATGGTAATAAAAATGGTAAAAAAGTTATTAAAAATGAATCAGATGATATTGTCATATTATATTCTACCGGGGAGATATATAATTATGGCTTTTTTAGGTGTATTGGGTGTTGGTTTATATATTGCACCAGTTCATATTTTGGGGTTATTAAAATTAGATGATAGAATGAGAAATATTATTGTCTTTGGTATTAGCTTGAGTGGGTTAACATTTCTTGCTTTTTTAGGATTATTAATTATAATTAATAATTCAAAAGTTTATTATAAAGAATTATCAGATCTAAATACAAAACTAATAATACAACAAAAAAATTATTATAAAGCATTGATAGAAAAAGAAGTGGAAACACGAAAATTTCGACACGATATTAAAAATCATATGTATTGCCTTACACATCTCAGTGAACAAAAAGAATACGATAAGCTTAATGCATATTTGAAAGAGATTAATATGGTTTCAGAAAAATTAATCATTAATATATACACTGGTAATGATATAGTTAATACTATTTTAAACCATATTATAAATGACAGCTGTAAAGACGAAAAAAATATCGAAATCAAATGGTTCGGTTTAATACCAGAAAAGATAAAATTATCATCGATGGAACTTTGCATTTTATTTTCAAATCTATTTTCTAATGCAGTTGAAGCGAGTAATAAAATAGATAATGAGGATATAAAAGTAATTACTGTTAAGGTAAGGAATTTAGATAGTAACCTTTTAATAATAATTACTAACCCAATTAAGGAAAAAGTTAATATAATAAATAACAAATTAATGACTTCAAAAAAAGATGTGACACGACATGGTTTTGGAACTTTAAACATTGAAAATATAGTGGAGAAATATAATGGTTCTATTAAGTATTTTAGTACACATAATGAATTTTCAGTAGAAATAATACTTGATGGTATTGTTTTGTAG
- a CDS encoding FRG domain-containing protein, which yields MFKDFSIVDGICSLDLSSWDDFYKLYYKNMTIFKGYIWRGQKDANWKLESTIDRLLKDRGLDVKDEIDKHFNNFIFAARGRRNKNAVKLNNEDEWWALGQHNGLSTPLLDWTTSPFVAAFFAFNKGSEDDTLKRGVFALHQESIIEKSNSLEEEGIKFIKPFSDENARLVNQSGLFTRTPVGIDIESWVKKNYKGVSDQIVLLKITLPNNQRETCLKILNSMNINYLTLFPDLYGASRYCNMIVKIRNYCN from the coding sequence ATGTTTAAAGATTTTAGTATTGTCGATGGTATATGTTCATTAGACTTATCAAGTTGGGACGATTTTTATAAGCTATATTATAAAAATATGACAATATTTAAAGGGTATATTTGGAGAGGGCAAAAAGATGCCAATTGGAAGCTGGAATCCACTATAGACAGATTATTAAAAGACAGAGGTTTAGATGTTAAAGATGAGATAGATAAGCATTTTAACAACTTTATATTTGCTGCAAGAGGAAGAAGAAATAAAAATGCTGTTAAACTAAATAATGAGGATGAATGGTGGGCTCTTGGACAGCATAATGGCTTGTCCACTCCTTTGCTCGATTGGACAACATCTCCTTTTGTTGCAGCCTTTTTTGCGTTTAATAAAGGTTCCGAGGATGACACTCTAAAAAGAGGTGTTTTTGCATTGCACCAAGAAAGTATTATTGAAAAATCTAATTCTCTTGAAGAGGAAGGTATTAAGTTTATTAAACCATTTTCTGATGAAAACGCTAGACTAGTTAATCAAAGTGGTTTGTTTACAAGGACTCCCGTAGGGATAGATATTGAAAGTTGGGTTAAGAAAAACTATAAAGGTGTATCTGATCAAATTGTTTTATTGAAAATTACTCTTCCAAACAATCAAAGAGAAACTTGCTTAAAGATATTAAATAGTATGAATATTAATTATTTAACTTTGTTCCCGGATTTATATGGTGCTTCAAGATATTGCAATATGATCGTTAAGATAAGAAACTATTGCAACTAG